In Geotalea uraniireducens, one genomic interval encodes:
- a CDS encoding efflux RND transporter periplasmic adaptor subunit, translated as MKKYLILAVAVLAVGIGSIYAMYGKTPAVTFRTATVERGDIISTVSATGTLNAVTTVQVGTQVSGTIQQLFVDYNSPVRRGQVIARLDPAIFNAQVEQARGNLLAAEANLQKAKVTAADARRTLERNRQLLKDGIVAQSDFDTAQTTSDTAQAGIQSAAATIVQMRGALRQAQTNLNNATIRSPVDGVVISRSVDVGQTVAASLQTPTLFTIAQDLTRMQIETSVDESDISRVRLGQPVAFTVDAYPNVKFAGNVTQVRNAPVTVSNVVTYVVVVGVDNKDLRLKPGMTANVAIETNRKENVLTLPAAALRFKPATDGGKRSRGNTAKSGKKGSDGERVFLPGPDGKAQPVRVTTGISNDTFIELVGGGLKEGDQVIVGTLSAEKKNGTGGHFGPRF; from the coding sequence ATGAAAAAATACCTGATCCTGGCCGTCGCCGTCCTGGCGGTCGGTATCGGCAGCATCTATGCCATGTACGGCAAGACGCCCGCCGTCACCTTCCGGACAGCGACGGTGGAACGGGGCGACATCATTTCCACCGTTTCCGCCACCGGCACCCTGAACGCGGTGACCACGGTCCAGGTCGGCACCCAGGTCTCGGGTACCATTCAGCAGCTGTTCGTCGACTACAATTCGCCGGTTCGGAGGGGACAGGTCATTGCCCGCCTCGATCCGGCCATTTTCAACGCCCAGGTGGAACAGGCACGCGGCAACCTCCTCGCCGCCGAAGCAAACCTGCAAAAGGCCAAGGTTACCGCCGCCGACGCCCGGCGGACCCTTGAGCGCAACCGGCAACTGCTCAAGGACGGCATTGTCGCCCAGAGCGATTTCGACACTGCCCAGACGACCAGCGATACCGCCCAGGCCGGAATCCAGAGCGCCGCAGCAACGATCGTCCAGATGCGCGGCGCCCTCCGCCAGGCCCAAACCAACCTGAATAACGCCACCATCCGCTCGCCGGTGGACGGGGTGGTCATTTCCCGCAGCGTCGACGTCGGCCAGACAGTGGCCGCCTCGCTGCAAACGCCAACGCTGTTCACCATCGCCCAGGACCTCACCCGGATGCAGATCGAAACGAGCGTCGACGAGTCGGATATCAGCCGGGTACGGCTGGGGCAGCCGGTCGCCTTTACCGTCGATGCCTATCCCAATGTCAAGTTCGCCGGCAATGTCACGCAGGTGCGAAACGCCCCGGTCACCGTTTCCAACGTGGTAACGTACGTGGTGGTGGTGGGGGTCGACAACAAGGACCTCCGCCTGAAACCGGGGATGACCGCCAACGTCGCCATCGAGACGAACCGGAAAGAGAACGTGCTGACGCTCCCCGCAGCGGCGCTCCGCTTCAAGCCGGCGACCGACGGCGGCAAACGGTCCCGGGGGAACACGGCGAAGAGCGGAAAGAAAGGGAGCGACGGAGAGAGAGTTTTCTTGCCCGGACCGGACGGCAAGGCCCAGCCGGTCCGGGTGACCACCGGTATCAGCAACGACACCTTTATCGAATTGGTCGGCGGCGGGCTCAAGGAGGGCGATCAGGTGATCGTCGGCACCCTCTCGGCCGAGAAGAAAAACGGCACCGGCGGCCATTTCGGTCCGAGGTTCTGA